The proteins below come from a single Mugil cephalus isolate CIBA_MC_2020 chromosome 7, CIBA_Mcephalus_1.1, whole genome shotgun sequence genomic window:
- the ackr4a gene encoding atypical chemokine receptor 4 — protein MDTFEEDDYVYYENISHNFSYDDYPSLCEKGDVRSFAAVFLPVMYTVCLVAGLAGNALVVAVYAYHKRLKTMTDAFLSHLAVADLLLLFTLPFWAADAARGWELGEVVCKVVSACYTVNFTCCMMLLACISFDRYLALARVQGKDQRGRLQRAFTRRHCWKVCLGVWMAAFLLGLPDLILSEVKWASNRNVCLAIYPSSMARGGKAALEVVEVLLGFLLPLLVMVICYWSVGRALRGLPVESRGKKWKALRVLLIVVAVFVVTQLPYNTLKVYRAMDSVYSLVTHCETSKVLDQAAQVTESLALIHCCLNPILYAFVGSSFRQNMMKVAKRFGQKRRKKSRRGGEAPAEEEGMEMSFNSHSASQETNTFSI, from the coding sequence ATGGACACCTTTGAGGAGGACGACTACGTCTACTACGAAAACATCAGCCACAACTTCAGCTACGATGACTATCCCTCTTTGTGCGAGAAGGGCGACGTCCGCTCTTTCGCGGCCGTCTTCCTCCCCGTGATGTACACGGTGTGTCTGGTGGCGGGCCTGGCCGGAAACGCTTTGGTGGTGGCGGTCTACGCCTACCACAAACGCCTGAAGACCATGACCGACGCCTTCCTGAGCCACCTGGCCGTGGCCGACCTGCTCCTGCTCTTCACGCTGCCCTTCTGGGCCGCAGACGCCGCGAGGGGCTGGGAGCTGGGCGAAGTCGTGTGCAAGGTCGTGTCGGCCTGCTACACGGTCAATTTCACCTGCtgcatgatgctgctggcctgcatCAGCTTCGACCGGTACTTGGCGTTAGCTAGAGTTCAAGGCAAAGACCAAAGAGGGCGCCTGCAGAGGGCGTTCACCAGGAGGCACTGCTGGAAGGTGTGTTTGGGCGTCTGGATGGCGGCTTTCCTCCTCGGCCTTCCTGATTTAATACTCTCAGAAGTGAAGTGGGCATCTAATAGAAATGTTTGCCTGGCTATCTATCCTTCATCCATGGCTCGAGGTGGTAAAGCCGCCCTGGAGGTCGTGGAGGTTCTGCTGGGGTTCCTGCTCCCTCTCCTGGTCATGGTGATCTGCTACTGGAGCGTGGGCCGAGCTCTGAGGGGCCTCCCCGTTGAGAGCAGAGGCAAGAAGTGGAAAGCTCTGCGCGTTCTTCTAATAGTAGTGGCCGTGTTTGTGGTCACTCAGCTGCCTTACAACACGCTGAAGGTCTATCGCGCAATGGATTCGGTCTACTCCTTAGTGACCCACTGTGAGACGAGCAAAGTGCTGGATCAGGCGGCTCAGGTGACGGAGAGCCTGGCCCTCATTCACTGCTGCCTCAACCCCATCCTCTATGCCTTCGTGGGGTCGTCCTTCAGGCAGAACATGATGAAAGTGGCCAAGAGGtttggacagaagaggaggaagaagagcaggagaggaggggaagctcctgcggaggaggagggaatggAGATGTCGTtcaactcccacagtgcatccCAAGAGACAAACACCTTCTCAATATGA